A window from Balaenoptera musculus isolate JJ_BM4_2016_0621 chromosome 8, mBalMus1.pri.v3, whole genome shotgun sequence encodes these proteins:
- the KBTBD3 gene encoding kelch repeat and BTB domain-containing protein 3 — MDNSYDFNQQGSCNGIPSEKKNNFLVSEDHGQKILSILQNFREQNVFYDFKIIMKDEIIPCHRCVLAACSDFFRAMFEVNMKERDGGSVTITNLSSKAVKAFLDYAYTGKTKITDDNVEMFFQLSSFLQVSFLSKACSDFLIKSINLVNCLQLLSISDSYGSARLFDHALYFVQHHFSLLFKSSDFLEMNFGVLQKCLESDELNVPEEETVLKVVLSWTKHNLESRQKHLPYLIKKVRLYQLSEETLQGCLLNEECLLKSTNCFDIIIDAIKCVQGSGGLFPDARPSTTEKYIFVHKTEENGEDQYTFCYNIKSDSWKILPQSHLIDLPGSSLSSYGEKIFLTGGCKGPCCRTVRLHIAESYHDATDQTWCYCPVKNDFFLVSTMKTPRTMHTSVMALNRLFVIGGKTRGSQDIRSLLDVESYNPLSKEWISVSPLPRGIYYPEASACQNVIYVLGSEVEITDAFNPSLDCFFKYNATTDQWSELVAEFGQFFHATLIKAVPVNCTLYICDLSTYKVYSFCPDTCVWKGEGSFECAGFNAGAVGIEDKIYILGGDYAPDEITDEVQVYHSSRSEWEEVSPMPRALTEFYCQVIQFNKYRDPWFSNHF; from the exons ATGGATAATTCATATGATTTCAATCAACAAGGTTCATGTAATGGAATTCcatctgagaagaaaaacaacttcCTCGTGTCAGAAGATCATGGACAGAAAATCTTAAGTATACTACAGAATTTTCGAGAACAAAATGTCttttatgatttcaaaataatcatGAAAGATGAAATAATCCCATGTCATCGTTGTGTGTTAGCAGCATGCAGTGACTTTTTCAG GGCTATGTTTGAAGTAAACATGAAAGAAAGAGATGGTGGAAGTGTTACCATTACTAATTTGTCCTCCAAAGCAGTAAAAGCATTTCTTGATTATGCCTATACtggaaaaacaaagataacaGATGATAATGTGGAAATGTTCTTCCAGTTGTCATCATTTCTTCAAGTTTCCTTCCTATCCAAAGCTTGCAgtgactttttaataaaaagtattaatCTTGTCAATTGTTTACAGTTATTATCTATATCAGATAGCTATGGCTCTGCCCGTTTGTTTGATCATGCTTTATACTTTGTACAGCatcacttttctttattatttaaatccaGTGATTTCTTAGAGATGAATTTTGGAGTACTGCAAAAATGTCTGGAATCAGATGAATTAAATGTTCCTGAAGAAGAAACTGTACTGAAAGTTGTCCTTAGTTGGACTAAACATAACTTAGAATCAAGGCAAAAGCATCTGCcttatttgattaaaaaagtAAGATTATATCAGTTATCTGAGGAGACACTTCAAGGTTGTCTACTCAATGAAGAGTGTTTACTCAAAAGCACAAACTGTTTTGACATAATCATAGATGCAATTAAGTGTGTGCAAGGTTCTGGTGGACTTTTCCCTGATGCTCGACCATCCAcaactgaaaaatacatatttgttcaCAAAACTGAGGAAAATGGAGAAGATCAATATACATTTTGCTATAATATTAAAAGTGATTCATGGAAGATACTGCCACAATCACACCTGATTGATTTGCCAGGATCTAGTCTGTCTAGTtatggggagaaaatattcttGACAGGCGGTTGCAAAGGGCCATGTTGTAGAACAGTTCGGCTTCATATTGCAGAGTCATATCATGATGCCACTGATCAAACCTGGTGCTACTGTCCGgtcaaaaatgattttttcctGGTATCAACTATGAAAACACCAAGAACCATGCATACATCAGTTATGGCTCTCAACAGATTATTTGTCATAGGTGGAAAGACTAGAGGATCCCAGGACATTAGAAGTCTCTTAGATGTTGAATCTTACAACCCTCTTTCCAAAGAATGGATATCTGTTAGCCCATTACCCAGGGGCATATACTATCCTGAAGCAAGTGCATGCCAAAATGTAATTTATGTTCTTGGATCTGAGGTAGAGATTACAGATGCTTTTAACCCATCACttgattgcttttttaaatacaATGCTACAACTGATCAGTGGTCTGAACTAGTAGCAGAGTTTGGGCAGTTTTTTCATGCAACACTAATTAAAGCTGTCCCAGTAAACTGCACACTGTATATATGTGACCTTTCCACTTATAAGGTTTATAGTTTTTGTCCAGATACTTGTGTTTGGAAGGGTGAAGGGTCTTTTGAATGTGCAGGCTTCAACGCAGGTGCAGTTGGAAttgaagataaaatttatatattaggTGGTGATTATGCACCAGATGAAATCACAGATGAAGTGCAGGTCTACCACAGCAGCAGGTCTGAGTGGGAAGAAGTTTCACCAATGCCAAGAGCCTTAACTGAATTTTACTGCCAGGTGATTCAGTTTAATAAATACAGGGACCCATGGTTTTCTAATCATTTCTAA